In Musa acuminata AAA Group cultivar baxijiao chromosome BXJ3-11, Cavendish_Baxijiao_AAA, whole genome shotgun sequence, one DNA window encodes the following:
- the LOC135653069 gene encoding uncharacterized protein LOC135653069 isoform X3 has translation MEIIPLRSAPVVPKEFVVPAIIGLLLLIYGAGRVLPSTLRVLLPGLKFSFMVGISADVQFGRLILAMDKVFCTDNAGNMFKQSSDSSFILHFDRRSVFMNLTSHVPEKLLQLNGLLRTVQVSNSARDLKIYLSFSEPVLNSSEEILDLLHASSGLLVPTNKSNLGNRRFGYLVQNISSMTVVTISCDTTYIITRQGTPVSPSDPITFLYDADRPSVRLSTTSNIWTRQHKIPVLINFEKPVFNFNSSAIIISGGSILSFHEITKSTYISEIHGNGSVISVEVPENRTTDIAGNKNLASNLLQVNHYSTPTVSSLLSIVATVALAMTSMVATLLTLSSSSLLYSGAISGQKSYVVSEPSRNLLRILCHVQSFALCRWLVVTVPVEYYEFSRGIEWSIPYIHLPWESSSGNSFIENSTFTLGAYFEIWERSKLRTFKSPLTTNQILGVDPSVHGKPLMPGEYMSFLENQNFNPEAEFIMISRNSDRWKHFGRNMFWLAIFGGGLTLLHVAILCLLKLRRDSEKQEEYGALVFPRFELILVMLALPCICQASAALIKGKTSTAIVVGVALLGISTSFLISLLLFLSIGITMAKLLQYKEVHQEGQEFHWYQEFIRVTLGPGKRGQWTWIDQHKSINQTKLGPLFEDLRGPPKYMLTQISSEGNQAKHEDQDRIIASEDETEDAEALFIQKLFGILRIYYTLLESIKRVSLGILAGAYSSNRPSRIPTLIILSITSFQLFFLVLKKPFIKKKVQFVEIISVAGEVGLYGACLALLEKDFSSANERRIGFFMLAMFIIMFTAQLVNEWYVLYHQVIRLSATRNSFSSGLKRALGGLLLIVLPTRLSTNLNNQLSSRNGEGDSGITVTPIGQVQRTSGTSEGSWLRQLREDAKTSFSREDAGAPNDPSSSMYQRSVFWSGKRSRSSSVTSSSDSKSKGDGKLKLRGLYKDLENIFSSK, from the exons ATGGAAATCATACCTTTAAGATCTGCTCCAGTGGTTCCCAAGGAGTTCGTTGTGCCAGCTATAATTGGACTGTTG CTTCTCATTTATGGAGCCGGCCGTGTTTTACCATCTACTCTAAGGGTTCTTCTTCCTGGCCTGAAATTTTCCTTTATGGTGGGAATATCAGCTGATGTTCAGTTTGGTCGTTTGATACTGGCAATGGATAAGGTATTTTGTACTGACAATGCTGGGAACATGTTCAAACAATCATCAGATTCAAGTTTCATATTGCATTTTG ATAGAAGAAGTGTTTTCATGAACTTGACAAGTCACGTCCCAGAAAAGCTACTTCAACTTAATGGCTTGCTTCGAACTGTGCAAGTTAGTAACAGTGCTAGGGATTTGAAAATTTATCTGTCGTTCTCAGAGCCAGTTCTTAATTCATCTGAAGAAATTCTGGATCTTCTTCATGCAAGTAGTGGTTTACTTGTTCCGACAAATAAGAGTAATCTTGGAAACCGTCGGTTTGGCTACCTA GTACAAAATATTTCAAGCATGACTGTTGTTACTATAAGTTGTGATACTACATATATAATCACCAGACAAGGGACTCCAGTTTCTCCATCAGATCCAATCACATTCCTTTATG ATGCTGACAGGCCATCTGTAAGGCTGAGTACAACTTCTAACATATGGACCAGACAACATAAAATCCCAGTGCTGATAAACTTTGAGAAGCCTGTTTTTAACTTTAATTCTTCAGCTATAATAATTTCTGGAGGATCGATACTGAG TTTTCATGAAATAACAAAGAGCACATATATTAGTGAAATACACGGCAATGGTAGTGTGATATCAGTGGAAGTTCCTGAAAATAGGACAACAGATATTGCCGGAAACAAGAACCTTGCATCAAACCTTCTACAAGTGAATCACT ATTCCACGCCCACAGTATCATCATTGTTATCAATAGTTGCTACTGTTGCACTTGCAATGACATCAATGGTGGCAACCCTCCTTACTCTTTCATCTTCGAGCCTTCTATATTCTGGAGCAATTTCTGGACAGAAATCATATGTTGTTTCTGAACCATCAAGGAACCTTTTG CGGATTTTATGCCACGTCCAAAGTTTTGCACTCTGTAGATGGTTGGTAGTTACCGTTCCTGTTGAGTATTATGAATTTTCTAGGGGCATAGAATGGAGTATTCCATACATTCATCTCCCATGGGAATCGAGCTCCGGCAATTCATTTATTGAAAATTCAACGTTTACACTTGGGGCTTATTTTGAAATATGGGAAAGAAGCAAGTTGAGAACTTTTAAATCCCCATTGACTACAAACCAAATCCTGGGAGTGGACCCTTCTGTACATGGAAAGCCACTTATGCCAGGGGAATACATGTCATTTCTTGAG AATCAGAACTTTAATCCTGAAGCTGAATTCATTATGATTTCACGAAATTCAGATAG GTGGAAGCATTTTGGTAGAAACATGTTCTGGTTAGCTATATTTGGTGGTGGGCTGACCTTGCTCCATGTGGCAATTCTTTGCCTTTTGAAATTGAGGAGGGATTCAGAAAAGCAAGAAGAGTATGGAGCTCTGGTGTTCCCAAGGTTCGAATTAATTTTGGTTATGCTTGCATTACCATGTATATGCCAGGCATCTGCTGCTTTAATTAAAG GGAAAACATCTACAGCTATTGTTGTTGGAGTTGCACTCCTGGGTATCTCCACATCTTTCCTTATCTCCTTGCTGCTGTTCCTCTCAATTGGCATCACAATGGCTAAGCTTCTGCAGTACAAAGAAGTTCATCAAGAGGGGCAAGAGTTCCATTGGTATCAAGAGTTTATCCGTGTAACTCTTGGTCCCGGGAAAAGAGGCCAATGGACTTGGATAGATCAACATAAATCAATTAATCAAACAAAACTAGGTCCATTATTCGAAGACCTCAGAGGGCCACCAAAGTACATGTTGACACAAATTTCTAGTGAGGGGAATCAAGCAAAACATGAAGACCAAGACCGAATCATTGCTTCTGAAGATGAGACTGAAGATGCAGAAGCCCTGTTTATCCAGAAACTCTTTGGCATCCTCCGAATTTACTATACACTTCTGGAATCAATTAAACGTgtctctcttggaattttggcTGGTGCTTATTCATCAAATAGGCCTTCTAGGATTCCAACCCTCATTATTTTGTCCATCACCTCTTTCCAACTTTTTTTCCTTGTCTTGAAAAAGCCCTTTATTAAAAAGAAGGTGCAGTTTGTTGAGATTATCTCAGTAGCTGGTGAAGTGGGTTTATATGGGGCTTGCCTTGCTCTACTGGAGAAGGATTTCTCTAGTGCTAATGAGAGGAGAATAGGGTTTTTCATGCTGGCAATGTTCATCATCATGTTTACTGCACAACTGGTCAACGAATGGTATGTCTTATATCACCAAGTTATTCGACTGAGCGCAACTAGGAACTCATTCTCTTCAGGATTAAAAAGAGCTCTTGGTGGACTTTTACTAATCGTGCTACCCACAAGGCTGTCAACAAATCTGAACAACCAGTTATCCTCCAGAAATGGAGAAGGAGACAGTGGAATTACAGTTACTCCCATCGGTCAAGTCCAAAGAACTTCAGGTACAAGTGAAGGGTCATGGCTGAGACAACTAAGAGAGGATGCAAAGACTAGCTTCAGTAGAGAAGATGCAGGAGCTCCTAATGACCCTTCAAGCAGCATGTACCAGAGAAGTGTGTTTTGGAGTGGAAAGAGAAGCAGAAGCTCTTCTGTAACATCATCATCTGACTCCAAGTCAAAGGGGGACGGCAAGCTGAAGTTAAGAGGGTTGTATAAGGATTTGGAGAACATTTTCTCATCAAAGTGA
- the LOC135653069 gene encoding uncharacterized protein LOC135653069 isoform X2, translating into MGSRWGALCRLPPLISWTVMAILLVDADVDSDAAVKFLKVPPVFSASSSATFQFEVTEGRNGSSCHDCSISCKLDNYNSFACERKEVTYSGLLDGNHTFKICSSGSQGVRCASYNWTVDTISPTAYISAASFTNALNISVNVSFSEPCTSGGGFKCSPSHCNLLIYGAGRVLPSTLRVLLPGLKFSFMVGISADVQFGRLILAMDKVFCTDNAGNMFKQSSDSSFILHFDRRSVFMNLTSHVPEKLLQLNGLLRTVQVQNISSMTVVTISCDTTYIITRQGTPVSPSDPITFLYDADRPSVRLSTTSNIWTRQHKIPVLINFEKPVFNFNSSAIIISGGSILSFHEITKSTYISEIHGNGSVISVEVPENRTTDIAGNKNLASNLLQVNHYSTPTVSSLLSIVATVALAMTSMVATLLTLSSSSLLYSGAISGQKSYVVSEPSRNLLRILCHVQSFALCRWLVVTVPVEYYEFSRGIEWSIPYIHLPWESSSGNSFIENSTFTLGAYFEIWERSKLRTFKSPLTTNQILGVDPSVHGKPLMPGEYMSFLENQNFNPEAEFIMISRNSDRWKHFGRNMFWLAIFGGGLTLLHVAILCLLKLRRDSEKQEEYGALVFPRFELILVMLALPCICQASAALIKGKTSTAIVVGVALLGISTSFLISLLLFLSIGITMAKLLQYKEVHQEGQEFHWYQEFIRVTLGPGKRGQWTWIDQHKSINQTKLGPLFEDLRGPPKYMLTQISSEGNQAKHEDQDRIIASEDETEDAEALFIQKLFGILRIYYTLLESIKRVSLGILAGAYSSNRPSRIPTLIILSITSFQLFFLVLKKPFIKKKVQFVEIISVAGEVGLYGACLALLEKDFSSANERRIGFFMLAMFIIMFTAQLVNEWYVLYHQVIRLSATRNSFSSGLKRALGGLLLIVLPTRLSTNLNNQLSSRNGEGDSGITVTPIGQVQRTSGTSEGSWLRQLREDAKTSFSREDAGAPNDPSSSMYQRSVFWSGKRSRSSSVTSSSDSKSKGDGKLKLRGLYKDLENIFSSK; encoded by the exons ATGGGTAGCCGCTGGGGAGCTCTGTGCCGGCTCCCTCCCCTCATCTCCTGGACTGTCATGGCTATACTCTTAGTGGATGCAGATGTTGACTCTGATGCTGCTGTGAAGTTCTTGAAGGTCCCTCCGGTCTTCTCGGCCTCATCGTCAGCTACATTTCAGTTTGAGGTCACGGAGGGGAGGAATGGCAGCTCATGCCACGACTGCAGTATCAGCTGCAAG TTAGATAACTACAATTCTTTTGCTTGTGAACGGAAGGAAGTTACATACTCAGGCTTGCTCGATGGAAATCATACCTTTAAGATCTGCTCCAGTGGTTCCCAAGGAGTTCGTTGTGCCAGCTATAATTGGACTGTTG ATACAATTTCCCCTACTGCctatatttctgctgcatctttcacAAATGCGTTAAATATTTCAGTCAATGTTTCTTTCAGTGAACCTTGCACCAGTGGAGGTGGATTTAAATGTTCCCCCAGTCATTGCAAT CTTCTCATTTATGGAGCCGGCCGTGTTTTACCATCTACTCTAAGGGTTCTTCTTCCTGGCCTGAAATTTTCCTTTATGGTGGGAATATCAGCTGATGTTCAGTTTGGTCGTTTGATACTGGCAATGGATAAGGTATTTTGTACTGACAATGCTGGGAACATGTTCAAACAATCATCAGATTCAAGTTTCATATTGCATTTTG ATAGAAGAAGTGTTTTCATGAACTTGACAAGTCACGTCCCAGAAAAGCTACTTCAACTTAATGGCTTGCTTCGAACTGTGCAA GTACAAAATATTTCAAGCATGACTGTTGTTACTATAAGTTGTGATACTACATATATAATCACCAGACAAGGGACTCCAGTTTCTCCATCAGATCCAATCACATTCCTTTATG ATGCTGACAGGCCATCTGTAAGGCTGAGTACAACTTCTAACATATGGACCAGACAACATAAAATCCCAGTGCTGATAAACTTTGAGAAGCCTGTTTTTAACTTTAATTCTTCAGCTATAATAATTTCTGGAGGATCGATACTGAG TTTTCATGAAATAACAAAGAGCACATATATTAGTGAAATACACGGCAATGGTAGTGTGATATCAGTGGAAGTTCCTGAAAATAGGACAACAGATATTGCCGGAAACAAGAACCTTGCATCAAACCTTCTACAAGTGAATCACT ATTCCACGCCCACAGTATCATCATTGTTATCAATAGTTGCTACTGTTGCACTTGCAATGACATCAATGGTGGCAACCCTCCTTACTCTTTCATCTTCGAGCCTTCTATATTCTGGAGCAATTTCTGGACAGAAATCATATGTTGTTTCTGAACCATCAAGGAACCTTTTG CGGATTTTATGCCACGTCCAAAGTTTTGCACTCTGTAGATGGTTGGTAGTTACCGTTCCTGTTGAGTATTATGAATTTTCTAGGGGCATAGAATGGAGTATTCCATACATTCATCTCCCATGGGAATCGAGCTCCGGCAATTCATTTATTGAAAATTCAACGTTTACACTTGGGGCTTATTTTGAAATATGGGAAAGAAGCAAGTTGAGAACTTTTAAATCCCCATTGACTACAAACCAAATCCTGGGAGTGGACCCTTCTGTACATGGAAAGCCACTTATGCCAGGGGAATACATGTCATTTCTTGAG AATCAGAACTTTAATCCTGAAGCTGAATTCATTATGATTTCACGAAATTCAGATAG GTGGAAGCATTTTGGTAGAAACATGTTCTGGTTAGCTATATTTGGTGGTGGGCTGACCTTGCTCCATGTGGCAATTCTTTGCCTTTTGAAATTGAGGAGGGATTCAGAAAAGCAAGAAGAGTATGGAGCTCTGGTGTTCCCAAGGTTCGAATTAATTTTGGTTATGCTTGCATTACCATGTATATGCCAGGCATCTGCTGCTTTAATTAAAG GGAAAACATCTACAGCTATTGTTGTTGGAGTTGCACTCCTGGGTATCTCCACATCTTTCCTTATCTCCTTGCTGCTGTTCCTCTCAATTGGCATCACAATGGCTAAGCTTCTGCAGTACAAAGAAGTTCATCAAGAGGGGCAAGAGTTCCATTGGTATCAAGAGTTTATCCGTGTAACTCTTGGTCCCGGGAAAAGAGGCCAATGGACTTGGATAGATCAACATAAATCAATTAATCAAACAAAACTAGGTCCATTATTCGAAGACCTCAGAGGGCCACCAAAGTACATGTTGACACAAATTTCTAGTGAGGGGAATCAAGCAAAACATGAAGACCAAGACCGAATCATTGCTTCTGAAGATGAGACTGAAGATGCAGAAGCCCTGTTTATCCAGAAACTCTTTGGCATCCTCCGAATTTACTATACACTTCTGGAATCAATTAAACGTgtctctcttggaattttggcTGGTGCTTATTCATCAAATAGGCCTTCTAGGATTCCAACCCTCATTATTTTGTCCATCACCTCTTTCCAACTTTTTTTCCTTGTCTTGAAAAAGCCCTTTATTAAAAAGAAGGTGCAGTTTGTTGAGATTATCTCAGTAGCTGGTGAAGTGGGTTTATATGGGGCTTGCCTTGCTCTACTGGAGAAGGATTTCTCTAGTGCTAATGAGAGGAGAATAGGGTTTTTCATGCTGGCAATGTTCATCATCATGTTTACTGCACAACTGGTCAACGAATGGTATGTCTTATATCACCAAGTTATTCGACTGAGCGCAACTAGGAACTCATTCTCTTCAGGATTAAAAAGAGCTCTTGGTGGACTTTTACTAATCGTGCTACCCACAAGGCTGTCAACAAATCTGAACAACCAGTTATCCTCCAGAAATGGAGAAGGAGACAGTGGAATTACAGTTACTCCCATCGGTCAAGTCCAAAGAACTTCAGGTACAAGTGAAGGGTCATGGCTGAGACAACTAAGAGAGGATGCAAAGACTAGCTTCAGTAGAGAAGATGCAGGAGCTCCTAATGACCCTTCAAGCAGCATGTACCAGAGAAGTGTGTTTTGGAGTGGAAAGAGAAGCAGAAGCTCTTCTGTAACATCATCATCTGACTCCAAGTCAAAGGGGGACGGCAAGCTGAAGTTAAGAGGGTTGTATAAGGATTTGGAGAACATTTTCTCATCAAAGTGA
- the LOC135653069 gene encoding uncharacterized protein LOC135653069 isoform X1, which produces MGSRWGALCRLPPLISWTVMAILLVDADVDSDAAVKFLKVPPVFSASSSATFQFEVTEGRNGSSCHDCSISCKLDNYNSFACERKEVTYSGLLDGNHTFKICSSGSQGVRCASYNWTVDTISPTAYISAASFTNALNISVNVSFSEPCTSGGGFKCSPSHCNLLIYGAGRVLPSTLRVLLPGLKFSFMVGISADVQFGRLILAMDKVFCTDNAGNMFKQSSDSSFILHFDRRSVFMNLTSHVPEKLLQLNGLLRTVQVSNSARDLKIYLSFSEPVLNSSEEILDLLHASSGLLVPTNKSNLGNRRFGYLVQNISSMTVVTISCDTTYIITRQGTPVSPSDPITFLYDADRPSVRLSTTSNIWTRQHKIPVLINFEKPVFNFNSSAIIISGGSILSFHEITKSTYISEIHGNGSVISVEVPENRTTDIAGNKNLASNLLQVNHYSTPTVSSLLSIVATVALAMTSMVATLLTLSSSSLLYSGAISGQKSYVVSEPSRNLLRILCHVQSFALCRWLVVTVPVEYYEFSRGIEWSIPYIHLPWESSSGNSFIENSTFTLGAYFEIWERSKLRTFKSPLTTNQILGVDPSVHGKPLMPGEYMSFLENQNFNPEAEFIMISRNSDRWKHFGRNMFWLAIFGGGLTLLHVAILCLLKLRRDSEKQEEYGALVFPRFELILVMLALPCICQASAALIKGKTSTAIVVGVALLGISTSFLISLLLFLSIGITMAKLLQYKEVHQEGQEFHWYQEFIRVTLGPGKRGQWTWIDQHKSINQTKLGPLFEDLRGPPKYMLTQISSEGNQAKHEDQDRIIASEDETEDAEALFIQKLFGILRIYYTLLESIKRVSLGILAGAYSSNRPSRIPTLIILSITSFQLFFLVLKKPFIKKKVQFVEIISVAGEVGLYGACLALLEKDFSSANERRIGFFMLAMFIIMFTAQLVNEWYVLYHQVIRLSATRNSFSSGLKRALGGLLLIVLPTRLSTNLNNQLSSRNGEGDSGITVTPIGQVQRTSGTSEGSWLRQLREDAKTSFSREDAGAPNDPSSSMYQRSVFWSGKRSRSSSVTSSSDSKSKGDGKLKLRGLYKDLENIFSSK; this is translated from the exons ATGGGTAGCCGCTGGGGAGCTCTGTGCCGGCTCCCTCCCCTCATCTCCTGGACTGTCATGGCTATACTCTTAGTGGATGCAGATGTTGACTCTGATGCTGCTGTGAAGTTCTTGAAGGTCCCTCCGGTCTTCTCGGCCTCATCGTCAGCTACATTTCAGTTTGAGGTCACGGAGGGGAGGAATGGCAGCTCATGCCACGACTGCAGTATCAGCTGCAAG TTAGATAACTACAATTCTTTTGCTTGTGAACGGAAGGAAGTTACATACTCAGGCTTGCTCGATGGAAATCATACCTTTAAGATCTGCTCCAGTGGTTCCCAAGGAGTTCGTTGTGCCAGCTATAATTGGACTGTTG ATACAATTTCCCCTACTGCctatatttctgctgcatctttcacAAATGCGTTAAATATTTCAGTCAATGTTTCTTTCAGTGAACCTTGCACCAGTGGAGGTGGATTTAAATGTTCCCCCAGTCATTGCAAT CTTCTCATTTATGGAGCCGGCCGTGTTTTACCATCTACTCTAAGGGTTCTTCTTCCTGGCCTGAAATTTTCCTTTATGGTGGGAATATCAGCTGATGTTCAGTTTGGTCGTTTGATACTGGCAATGGATAAGGTATTTTGTACTGACAATGCTGGGAACATGTTCAAACAATCATCAGATTCAAGTTTCATATTGCATTTTG ATAGAAGAAGTGTTTTCATGAACTTGACAAGTCACGTCCCAGAAAAGCTACTTCAACTTAATGGCTTGCTTCGAACTGTGCAAGTTAGTAACAGTGCTAGGGATTTGAAAATTTATCTGTCGTTCTCAGAGCCAGTTCTTAATTCATCTGAAGAAATTCTGGATCTTCTTCATGCAAGTAGTGGTTTACTTGTTCCGACAAATAAGAGTAATCTTGGAAACCGTCGGTTTGGCTACCTA GTACAAAATATTTCAAGCATGACTGTTGTTACTATAAGTTGTGATACTACATATATAATCACCAGACAAGGGACTCCAGTTTCTCCATCAGATCCAATCACATTCCTTTATG ATGCTGACAGGCCATCTGTAAGGCTGAGTACAACTTCTAACATATGGACCAGACAACATAAAATCCCAGTGCTGATAAACTTTGAGAAGCCTGTTTTTAACTTTAATTCTTCAGCTATAATAATTTCTGGAGGATCGATACTGAG TTTTCATGAAATAACAAAGAGCACATATATTAGTGAAATACACGGCAATGGTAGTGTGATATCAGTGGAAGTTCCTGAAAATAGGACAACAGATATTGCCGGAAACAAGAACCTTGCATCAAACCTTCTACAAGTGAATCACT ATTCCACGCCCACAGTATCATCATTGTTATCAATAGTTGCTACTGTTGCACTTGCAATGACATCAATGGTGGCAACCCTCCTTACTCTTTCATCTTCGAGCCTTCTATATTCTGGAGCAATTTCTGGACAGAAATCATATGTTGTTTCTGAACCATCAAGGAACCTTTTG CGGATTTTATGCCACGTCCAAAGTTTTGCACTCTGTAGATGGTTGGTAGTTACCGTTCCTGTTGAGTATTATGAATTTTCTAGGGGCATAGAATGGAGTATTCCATACATTCATCTCCCATGGGAATCGAGCTCCGGCAATTCATTTATTGAAAATTCAACGTTTACACTTGGGGCTTATTTTGAAATATGGGAAAGAAGCAAGTTGAGAACTTTTAAATCCCCATTGACTACAAACCAAATCCTGGGAGTGGACCCTTCTGTACATGGAAAGCCACTTATGCCAGGGGAATACATGTCATTTCTTGAG AATCAGAACTTTAATCCTGAAGCTGAATTCATTATGATTTCACGAAATTCAGATAG GTGGAAGCATTTTGGTAGAAACATGTTCTGGTTAGCTATATTTGGTGGTGGGCTGACCTTGCTCCATGTGGCAATTCTTTGCCTTTTGAAATTGAGGAGGGATTCAGAAAAGCAAGAAGAGTATGGAGCTCTGGTGTTCCCAAGGTTCGAATTAATTTTGGTTATGCTTGCATTACCATGTATATGCCAGGCATCTGCTGCTTTAATTAAAG GGAAAACATCTACAGCTATTGTTGTTGGAGTTGCACTCCTGGGTATCTCCACATCTTTCCTTATCTCCTTGCTGCTGTTCCTCTCAATTGGCATCACAATGGCTAAGCTTCTGCAGTACAAAGAAGTTCATCAAGAGGGGCAAGAGTTCCATTGGTATCAAGAGTTTATCCGTGTAACTCTTGGTCCCGGGAAAAGAGGCCAATGGACTTGGATAGATCAACATAAATCAATTAATCAAACAAAACTAGGTCCATTATTCGAAGACCTCAGAGGGCCACCAAAGTACATGTTGACACAAATTTCTAGTGAGGGGAATCAAGCAAAACATGAAGACCAAGACCGAATCATTGCTTCTGAAGATGAGACTGAAGATGCAGAAGCCCTGTTTATCCAGAAACTCTTTGGCATCCTCCGAATTTACTATACACTTCTGGAATCAATTAAACGTgtctctcttggaattttggcTGGTGCTTATTCATCAAATAGGCCTTCTAGGATTCCAACCCTCATTATTTTGTCCATCACCTCTTTCCAACTTTTTTTCCTTGTCTTGAAAAAGCCCTTTATTAAAAAGAAGGTGCAGTTTGTTGAGATTATCTCAGTAGCTGGTGAAGTGGGTTTATATGGGGCTTGCCTTGCTCTACTGGAGAAGGATTTCTCTAGTGCTAATGAGAGGAGAATAGGGTTTTTCATGCTGGCAATGTTCATCATCATGTTTACTGCACAACTGGTCAACGAATGGTATGTCTTATATCACCAAGTTATTCGACTGAGCGCAACTAGGAACTCATTCTCTTCAGGATTAAAAAGAGCTCTTGGTGGACTTTTACTAATCGTGCTACCCACAAGGCTGTCAACAAATCTGAACAACCAGTTATCCTCCAGAAATGGAGAAGGAGACAGTGGAATTACAGTTACTCCCATCGGTCAAGTCCAAAGAACTTCAGGTACAAGTGAAGGGTCATGGCTGAGACAACTAAGAGAGGATGCAAAGACTAGCTTCAGTAGAGAAGATGCAGGAGCTCCTAATGACCCTTCAAGCAGCATGTACCAGAGAAGTGTGTTTTGGAGTGGAAAGAGAAGCAGAAGCTCTTCTGTAACATCATCATCTGACTCCAAGTCAAAGGGGGACGGCAAGCTGAAGTTAAGAGGGTTGTATAAGGATTTGGAGAACATTTTCTCATCAAAGTGA
- the LOC135652933 gene encoding probable pyridoxal 5'-phosphate synthase subunit PDX1 yields MSDSGVVMVYGNGAALTEPKKSSTFSVKVGLAQMLRGGVIMDVVTPEQARVAEEAGACAVMALERVPADIRAQGGVARMSDPGLIKEIKRAVTIPVMAKARIGHFVEAQILEAIGVDYVDESEVLTPADEQNHINKHNFRVPFVCGCRDLGEALRRIREGAAMIRTKGEAGTGNIIEAVRHVRSVMGDIRALRNMDDDEVFTFAKRIAAPYDLVMQTKQLGRLPVVHFAAGGVATPADAALMMQLGCDGVFVGSGIFKSGDPARRARAIVQAVTHYSDPEILAEVSCGLGEAMVGINLSDAKVERFASRSE; encoded by the coding sequence ATGTCGGACAGCGGCGTCGTGATGGTCTACGGCAACGGCGCGGCCCTGACGGAGCCGAAGAAGTCGTCCACCTTCTCCGTGAAGGTGGGGCTGGCGCAGATGCTGCGTGGCGGGGTCATCATGGACGTGGTCACGCCCGAGCAGGCCCGCGTTGCCGAGGAGGCGGGCGCCTGTGCCGTCATGGCGCTCGAGCGTGTCCCTGCTGACATCCGCGCCCAAGGCGGCGTCGCCCGCATGTCCGACCCTGGCCTCATCAAGGAGATCAAGCGCGCCGTCACGATCCCCGTCATGGCCAAGGCCCGCATCGGCCACTTCGTGGAGGCGCAGATCCTGGAGGCCATCGGGGTCGACTACGTGGACGAGAGCGAGGTCCTCACACCGGCCGATGAGCAGAACCACATCAACAAGCACAACTTCCGGGTGCCATTCGTGTGCGGCTGCCGCGACCTGGGCGAGGCCCTCCGCCGCATCCGTGAGGGCGCCGCCATGATCCGCACCAAGGGTGAGGCCGGAACCGGCAACATCATCGAGGCCGTCCGCCACGTCCGCTCCGTCATGGGCGACATCCGCGCCCTCCGCAACATGGACGACGATGAGGTCTTTACCTTCGCCAAGCGCATCGCTGCCCCCTATGACCTTGTCATGCAGACCAAGCAGCTCGGCAGGCTCCCTGTCGTCCACTTCGCCGCCGGTGGGGTCGCCACCCCCGCCGACGCGGCCCTCATGATGCAGCTCGGCTGCGATGGCGTGTTCGTCGGCTCCGGCATCTTCAAGAGCGGTGATCCGGCGCGCAGGGCCAGGGCTATTGTCCAGGCAGTCACCCATTACAGCGACCCAGAGATCCTGGCGGAGGTGAGCTGCGGCCTGGGAGAGGCCATGGTGGGGATCAATCTGAGCGACGCTAAGGTGGAGAGGTTCGCCAGCCGCTCAGAATAG